In Bombus huntii isolate Logan2020A chromosome 3, iyBomHunt1.1, whole genome shotgun sequence, a single genomic region encodes these proteins:
- the LOC126863621 gene encoding serine/threonine-protein phosphatase 4 regulatory subunit 2: MDNLEEVLQALDEFQKVRPSEIPRELEDYLCWVAKTGDPVYQWSLIKTLFREKLTRVMTEFYESCPTLDLAPCPNVEHFNYDTMKSNLLERLESFANAPFTIQRICELLTVPRKEYNRVDKFMRAIEKNILVVSTREPGPLSRRNENGDGMVNGSVDEDASVTQPPQDVEMEYWEKDCPSTVTISVHTVENETPLLHTVVPTNDIIKHVFGFQKPSHEKVESTSSKSDIVVSNSIPTTSEFSGVSNLNSQAQTQDSQIGPTMQNMSTIVPETSGIISDVSEAIMNEDTSSQPSLELENEGGDPADSSRKLQTTFQTKDFSSNENKSSKFYVDNSKVNEKTEMETMSIHVQEDSSKSNDILVKSDVEIKTVLDNKESVNPVVENLLNTNENLESTIKLGTEVGNIQSIINTSGSNKESLTLKNNNMGSTSTTNNSEQSTNNLILSTDNVNTEETINTSEDMSVDVENLKEQSKEVELIKDSKPLVEEPCSKANAIKNFNCNQEKDNLTITETVEDENKMRVMKSIVPDPIPIVEEPRDSECINVKEDISPIVEITEESENQNPTITCQSEHKEKMSIEDSNVAQLQGNNITSIRNKIEDSDTVIENVMSKKGQEAVELMEVDEEETLSVFQQDDEPMEQEAVQSSRS, translated from the coding sequence ATGGATAATTTAGAGGAGGTATTGCAAGCACTTGACGAATTTCAGAAAGTGCGTCCAAGTGAGATACCTCGAGAACTCGAGGATTATTTGTGTTGGGTTGCGAAAACCGGTGATCCTGTTTATCAGTGGTCACTGATCAAAACATTGTTCAGGGAGAAACTGACACGCGTGATGACTGAATTTTACGAAAGTTGTCCGACACTTGACCTAGCACCGTGTCCGAATGTCGAACATTTCAATTATGACACGATGAAAAGCAATCTCCTCGAACGTTTGGAATCATTTGCAAACGCCCCATTTACTATTCAACGAATTTGTGAGCTATTAACAGTACCTCGCAAGGAGTACAACAGGGTTGACAAGTTCATGAGAGCTATTGAGAAGAATATTTTGGTTGTTTCCACTAGAGAACCTGGACCACTATCTAGAAGGAACGAGAATGGTGATGGTATGGTTAATGGATCTGTAGATGAGGATGCATCTGTAACACAGCCTCCTCAAGATGTAGAGATGGAATATTGGGAAAAAGATTGTCCTTCCACAGTTACAATTAGTGTGCATACTGTTGAAAATGAAACACCTTTGTTACATACTGTTGTACCAACCAATGACATAATAAAACACGTATTTGGTTTTCAAAAACCTTCACATGAGAAAGTAGAATCAACATCTTCTAAGTCCGACATTGTGGTATCTAATTCCATACCAACTACTTCAGAATTTTCTGGTGTGTCCAATTTGAATTCTCAAGCACAAACACAGGATTCACAGATTGGACCTACGATGCAAAACATGTCAACCATTGTTCCTGAAACTTCTGGAATTATTAGTGATGTTTCAGAAGCAATTATGAACGAGGACACCAGTTCTCAGCCTAGCTTAGAGTTAGAAAATGAAGGAGGAGATCCTGCAGACTCCTCAAGGAAATTGCAAACTACTTTTCAGACTAAAGATTTCAGTTCAAATGAGAATAAATCATCGAAGTTTTATGTAGATAATTCTAAAGTGAATGAGAAGACAGAGATGGAGACAATGTCAATACATGTACAAGAAGATTCAAGTAAAAGTAATGATATATTGGTTAAGTCAGATGTTGAAATCAAAACAGTATTGGACAACAAAGAATCAGTTAATCCAGTTGTTGAAAATCTTTTAAATACTAATGAAAATTTGGAAAGCACAATAAAGTTAGGTACGGAAGTAGGAAACATTCAATCAATTATCAATACATCTGGTTCAAACAAGGAAtcattaacattaaaaaataacaatatgGGAAGTACATCTACAACAAATAATTCAGAACAATctacaaataatttaattttatctacTGATAATGTAAATACAGAAGAAACTATAAATACATCAGAAGATATGTCTGTAGATGTAGAGAATCTAAAGGAACAAAGTAAAGAAGTAGaattaataaaagattcaAAACCTTTAGTGGAGGAACCATGTTCTAAAGCTAacgcaataaaaaattttaattgtaacCAGGAAAAAGATAATTTAACTATCACAGAAACTGTAGAAGATGAGAACAAGATGAGAGTGATGAAGTCCATAGTACCTGATCCAATTCCTATTGTCGAAGAACCAAGAGACTCAGAATGTATTAATGTAAAGGAAGATATCTCACCAATTGTTGAAATAACAGAAGAATCAGAAAATCAAAATCCTACGATAACATGTCAATCAGAACACAAAGAAAAAATGTCTATTGAAGATAGTAATGTAGCGCAATTACAAGGTAATAATATAACTTCTatcagaaataaaatagaggaTAGTGACACAGTAATAGAAAATGTCATGAGT
- the LOC126863668 gene encoding calcineurin subunit B type 2, whose protein sequence is MGNENSLPMELCSNFDADEIRRLGKRFRKLDLDNSGALSIDEFMSLPELQQNPLVQRVIDIFDADGNGEVDFKEFIYGVSQFSVKGDKESKLRFAFRIYDMDNDGFISNGELFQVLKMMVGNNLKDTQLQQIVDKTILFADKDEDDKISFEEFCSVVGNTDIHKKMVVDV, encoded by the exons ATG ggTAATGAAAACTCGCTGCCTATGGAACTATGTTCTAATT tTGATGCTGATGAAATTAGAAGATTAGGAAAACGATTTCGGAAGTTAGATTTAGATAACAGTGGTGCTTTAAGTATTGATGAGTTTATGTCATTGCCAGAATTACAACAGAATCCTTTAGTGCAACGTGTTATAGATATATTTGATGCAGATGGCAATGGAGAAGTAGATTTTAAGGAATTTATTTATGGTGTTTCTCAATTCAGTGTTAAG GGAGATAAAGAAAGCAAATTAAGATTTGCATTTAGAATTTATGATATGGACAACGATGGTTTTATAAGCAATGGGGAATTATTCCAAGTATTGAAAATGATGGTAGGCAATAACTTAAAGGATACTCAACTTCAACAAATTGTTgataaaacaatattatttGCTGACAAAGATGAAGATGACAAAATTAGTTTTGAAGAATTTTGTTCT GTTGTTGGTAATACAGATATTCATAAGAAGATGGTGGTTGatgtttaa
- the LOC126863654 gene encoding aurora kinase C isoform X1, translated as MYNKTFFLKNISTFFRKSIICNIMAHMEAFQCPSNVPSEYKEIVLDTLCKMEDHVETRGSRYQWNLDDFEIGAPLGRGKFGRVYLAREKSTHYMVALKTLYKVELMKGRVEKQVMREIEIQTHLRHPNILQMLTYFHDHKRIYLVLEFAARGELYKELKRQPNERFNEHLSAKYTYQVADALEYCHRNNVIHRDIKPENLLLTHEGNVKLADFGWSVHAPSSKRNTLCGTLDYLPPEMVTGQTYDIYVDHWCLGILCYEFLVGKPPFLSDSQQETYVKIKTINIQWPEQITSGAKDLISRLIKRKSSERISMAAVKRHFWIMKYKDSH; from the exons ATGTATAATAAAACCTTTTTCCTCAAAAATATCTCAACATTTTTTAGAAAgtctataatttgtaacattaTGGCTCACATGGAAGCATTTCAATGTCCATCCAATGTTCCATCTGAATATAAGGAAATTGTTTTAGATACTTTATGTAAAATGGAAGACCATGTTGAAACTAGAGGATCAAG GTATCAATGGAATTTAGATGATTTTGAAATCGGTGCACCTTTAGGCAGAGGTAAATTTGGCCGTGTTTACTTGGCTAGAGAGAAAAGTACACATTATATGGTAGCATTGAAAACTTTATACAAAGTGGAATTAATGAAAGGACGTGTAGAAAAACAAGTGATgcgtgaaattgaaattcaaaCACACTTAAG gCATCCTAATATTCTGCAAATGTTAACGTATTTTCATGATCATAAGCGCATCTATCTTGTATTAGAGTTTGCTGCTCGAGGAGAATTATATAAGGAATTAAAGAGACAAccaaatgaaagatttaatgAACACtt ATCTGCTAAGTATACTTATCAAGTAGCAGATGCTTTAGAATACTGTCatagaaataatgtaattcATAGAGATATAaaaccagaaaatttattacttaCACATGAAGGTAATGTAAAATTGGCAGACTTTGGATGGTCTGTCCATGCGCCATCATCTAA GAGGAATACATTATGTGGAACATTAGATTACTTACCTCCAGAAATGGTAACAGGACAAACATATGATATATATGTCGATCATTGGTGTTTAGGTATTCTCTGTTATGAATTTCTTGTGGGTAAACCACCTTTTCTTAGTGATTCACAGCAAGAAACTTACGTGAAAATAAAGACAATAAACATACAGTGGCCAGAACAAATTACATCAGGAGCCAAAGATTTGATATCAAGG TTAATTAAACGGAAAAGCTCGGAAAGAATCTCTATGGCTGCTGTAAAAAGACATTTTTggataatgaaatataaagaCTCACATTAG
- the LOC126863654 gene encoding aurora kinase B isoform X2 — protein sequence MAHMEAFQCPSNVPSEYKEIVLDTLCKMEDHVETRGSRYQWNLDDFEIGAPLGRGKFGRVYLAREKSTHYMVALKTLYKVELMKGRVEKQVMREIEIQTHLRHPNILQMLTYFHDHKRIYLVLEFAARGELYKELKRQPNERFNEHLSAKYTYQVADALEYCHRNNVIHRDIKPENLLLTHEGNVKLADFGWSVHAPSSKRNTLCGTLDYLPPEMVTGQTYDIYVDHWCLGILCYEFLVGKPPFLSDSQQETYVKIKTINIQWPEQITSGAKDLISRLIKRKSSERISMAAVKRHFWIMKYKDSH from the exons aTGGCTCACATGGAAGCATTTCAATGTCCATCCAATGTTCCATCTGAATATAAGGAAATTGTTTTAGATACTTTATGTAAAATGGAAGACCATGTTGAAACTAGAGGATCAAG GTATCAATGGAATTTAGATGATTTTGAAATCGGTGCACCTTTAGGCAGAGGTAAATTTGGCCGTGTTTACTTGGCTAGAGAGAAAAGTACACATTATATGGTAGCATTGAAAACTTTATACAAAGTGGAATTAATGAAAGGACGTGTAGAAAAACAAGTGATgcgtgaaattgaaattcaaaCACACTTAAG gCATCCTAATATTCTGCAAATGTTAACGTATTTTCATGATCATAAGCGCATCTATCTTGTATTAGAGTTTGCTGCTCGAGGAGAATTATATAAGGAATTAAAGAGACAAccaaatgaaagatttaatgAACACtt ATCTGCTAAGTATACTTATCAAGTAGCAGATGCTTTAGAATACTGTCatagaaataatgtaattcATAGAGATATAaaaccagaaaatttattacttaCACATGAAGGTAATGTAAAATTGGCAGACTTTGGATGGTCTGTCCATGCGCCATCATCTAA GAGGAATACATTATGTGGAACATTAGATTACTTACCTCCAGAAATGGTAACAGGACAAACATATGATATATATGTCGATCATTGGTGTTTAGGTATTCTCTGTTATGAATTTCTTGTGGGTAAACCACCTTTTCTTAGTGATTCACAGCAAGAAACTTACGTGAAAATAAAGACAATAAACATACAGTGGCCAGAACAAATTACATCAGGAGCCAAAGATTTGATATCAAGG TTAATTAAACGGAAAAGCTCGGAAAGAATCTCTATGGCTGCTGTAAAAAGACATTTTTggataatgaaatataaagaCTCACATTAG
- the LOC126863635 gene encoding tRNA pseudouridine synthase Pus10 isoform X1, with translation MLRYYIYKLIRIFFKMNATESEKRIFNFLQLQNCCLRCCFRFVGWRTLDCYEDPIKYAKDAGYIKAEDISFNDDVPCITCLGILQNKTQEQVIGKIQVEVNKQNYDSGTFICALTIPVCISVRERFLHIQCATQLNLSEDALLDFKIKLQSVKDVWKWIMIPKLELAIKKQVDSMTPSPFLIEIILTYKFNEKECETLLLCKGTNNTGNKRERKYNENRFSRKSIETLMTKIIDKEFFQYFKAVSFDTSDNINVENIICSHSSIFIGGRYNKLSRELSQTPWFINGEKKMQTSVQDILCNPIAEVTKAQSIKFLSSGREDVDVRNIYSGRPFAVELINPRMTKITEELLSNLVNKINQSSKQVQITSNLKVLSKYDLKRLKEGENVKTKFYRALCVCRNSSKNVLSLEKLNDLKRVKIIQKTPVRVLHRRPLSPRERLIYEMRARWVEPQELKKLDITTEDASMFFVLDIKTQAGTYVKEFVHGDFGRTKPSLCDILNVEIDIVALDVTGINLNWP, from the exons ATGCTACGTTATTATATCTACAAATTAATCAG aattttttttaaaatgaaCGCTACGGAAAGTGAAAAACgtatctttaattttttgcaACTGCAAAATTGTTGCTTAAGATGTTGTTTTCGTTTTGTTGGGTGGCGTACGCTAGATTGTTACGAAGATCCTATTAAATATGCAAAAGAT GCTGGGTATATTAAAGCAGAAGATATCTCTTTTAACGATGATGTACCGTGCATAACCTGCTTAGGAATTCTACAAAATAAGACACAAGAACAAGTTATTGGAAAA ATTCAAGTTGaagtaaataaacaaaattatgaTAGTGGAACATTTATATGTGCATTAACAATACCAGTATGCATCAGTGTCAGAGAACGTTTTTTGCATATACAATGTGCCACCCAACTTAATCTTTCAGAAGATGCATTGCTAGATTTTAAAATCAAACTGCAAAGTGTTAAAGATGTTTGGAAATGGATAATGATTCCGAAATTAGAATTGGCTATTAAAAAACAAGTGGATTCAATGACACCTTCTCCATTTCTGATTGAAATTATTCTAACATACAAATTTAATGAGAAAGAATGTGAAACATT ATTATTGTGCAAAGGAACAAATAACACAGGGAATAAACgggaaagaaaatataacgAGAATAGATTTAGCAGGAAAAGTATAGAGACTCTAATGACCAAAATAATAGACAAAGAATTTTTTCAATACTTTAAAGCTGTGTCATTTGATACATCAGATAACattaatgtagaaaatatcaTATGTTCACATTCAAGTATTTTTATAGGAG GGCggtataataaattatcaagAGAACTCAGTCAAACTCCATGGTTCATAAATGGAGAAAAAAAGATGCAAACATCTGTTCAGGACATATTGTGTAATCCTATTGCTGAAGTAACAAAAGCTCAAT ctattaaatttttatcatctGGAAGAGAAGATGTGGACGTTAGAAACATATATTCTGGAAGGCCATTCGCCGTTGAATTAATTAATCCTCGAATGACCAAAATAACAGAAGAATTACTATCAAATTTAGTcaataaaattaatcagtCCTCAAAGCAAGTACAAATTACGTCAAACTTAAAAGTTTTATCCAAATATGACTTGAAAAGGTTAAAAGAAGGCGAAAAtgttaaaacaaaattttaccGAGCACTTTGCGTTTGTCGTAATTCGTCTAAGAACGTATTAtctcttgaaaaattaaatgatttGAAACGTgtgaaaataatacaaaagaCACCAGTGAGAGTATTGCATAGACGACCTTTAAGTCCCAGAGAACGATTAATATATGAAATGAGAGCTCGCTGGGTTGAGCCTCAGGAATTAAAAAAGTTGGATATTACTACTGAGGATGCTAGTATGTTTTTTGTATTAGATATCAAAACACAAGCTGGAACATATGTAAAAGAATTTGTGCATGGAGATTTTGGTCGAACTAAACCAAGTTTATGCGACATTCTTAATGTCGAAATCGATATAGTCGCATTAGATGTAACAGGGATTAATTTAAATTGGCCATAA
- the LOC126863635 gene encoding tRNA pseudouridine synthase Pus10 isoform X3 has translation MMLNATLLYLQINQAGYIKAEDISFNDDVPCITCLGILQNKTQEQVIGKIQVEVNKQNYDSGTFICALTIPVCISVRERFLHIQCATQLNLSEDALLDFKIKLQSVKDVWKWIMIPKLELAIKKQVDSMTPSPFLIEIILTYKFNEKECETLLLCKGTNNTGNKRERKYNENRFSRKSIETLMTKIIDKEFFQYFKAVSFDTSDNINVENIICSHSSIFIGGRYNKLSRELSQTPWFINGEKKMQTSVQDILCNPIAEVTKAQSIKFLSSGREDVDVRNIYSGRPFAVELINPRMTKITEELLSNLVNKINQSSKQVQITSNLKVLSKYDLKRLKEGENVKTKFYRALCVCRNSSKNVLSLEKLNDLKRVKIIQKTPVRVLHRRPLSPRERLIYEMRARWVEPQELKKLDITTEDASMFFVLDIKTQAGTYVKEFVHGDFGRTKPSLCDILNVEIDIVALDVTGINLNWP, from the exons ATGATGTTAAATGCTACGTTATTATATCTACAAATTAATCAG GCTGGGTATATTAAAGCAGAAGATATCTCTTTTAACGATGATGTACCGTGCATAACCTGCTTAGGAATTCTACAAAATAAGACACAAGAACAAGTTATTGGAAAA ATTCAAGTTGaagtaaataaacaaaattatgaTAGTGGAACATTTATATGTGCATTAACAATACCAGTATGCATCAGTGTCAGAGAACGTTTTTTGCATATACAATGTGCCACCCAACTTAATCTTTCAGAAGATGCATTGCTAGATTTTAAAATCAAACTGCAAAGTGTTAAAGATGTTTGGAAATGGATAATGATTCCGAAATTAGAATTGGCTATTAAAAAACAAGTGGATTCAATGACACCTTCTCCATTTCTGATTGAAATTATTCTAACATACAAATTTAATGAGAAAGAATGTGAAACATT ATTATTGTGCAAAGGAACAAATAACACAGGGAATAAACgggaaagaaaatataacgAGAATAGATTTAGCAGGAAAAGTATAGAGACTCTAATGACCAAAATAATAGACAAAGAATTTTTTCAATACTTTAAAGCTGTGTCATTTGATACATCAGATAACattaatgtagaaaatatcaTATGTTCACATTCAAGTATTTTTATAGGAG GGCggtataataaattatcaagAGAACTCAGTCAAACTCCATGGTTCATAAATGGAGAAAAAAAGATGCAAACATCTGTTCAGGACATATTGTGTAATCCTATTGCTGAAGTAACAAAAGCTCAAT ctattaaatttttatcatctGGAAGAGAAGATGTGGACGTTAGAAACATATATTCTGGAAGGCCATTCGCCGTTGAATTAATTAATCCTCGAATGACCAAAATAACAGAAGAATTACTATCAAATTTAGTcaataaaattaatcagtCCTCAAAGCAAGTACAAATTACGTCAAACTTAAAAGTTTTATCCAAATATGACTTGAAAAGGTTAAAAGAAGGCGAAAAtgttaaaacaaaattttaccGAGCACTTTGCGTTTGTCGTAATTCGTCTAAGAACGTATTAtctcttgaaaaattaaatgatttGAAACGTgtgaaaataatacaaaagaCACCAGTGAGAGTATTGCATAGACGACCTTTAAGTCCCAGAGAACGATTAATATATGAAATGAGAGCTCGCTGGGTTGAGCCTCAGGAATTAAAAAAGTTGGATATTACTACTGAGGATGCTAGTATGTTTTTTGTATTAGATATCAAAACACAAGCTGGAACATATGTAAAAGAATTTGTGCATGGAGATTTTGGTCGAACTAAACCAAGTTTATGCGACATTCTTAATGTCGAAATCGATATAGTCGCATTAGATGTAACAGGGATTAATTTAAATTGGCCATAA
- the LOC126863635 gene encoding tRNA pseudouridine synthase Pus10 isoform X2, which produces MNATESEKRIFNFLQLQNCCLRCCFRFVGWRTLDCYEDPIKYAKDAGYIKAEDISFNDDVPCITCLGILQNKTQEQVIGKIQVEVNKQNYDSGTFICALTIPVCISVRERFLHIQCATQLNLSEDALLDFKIKLQSVKDVWKWIMIPKLELAIKKQVDSMTPSPFLIEIILTYKFNEKECETLLLCKGTNNTGNKRERKYNENRFSRKSIETLMTKIIDKEFFQYFKAVSFDTSDNINVENIICSHSSIFIGGRYNKLSRELSQTPWFINGEKKMQTSVQDILCNPIAEVTKAQSIKFLSSGREDVDVRNIYSGRPFAVELINPRMTKITEELLSNLVNKINQSSKQVQITSNLKVLSKYDLKRLKEGENVKTKFYRALCVCRNSSKNVLSLEKLNDLKRVKIIQKTPVRVLHRRPLSPRERLIYEMRARWVEPQELKKLDITTEDASMFFVLDIKTQAGTYVKEFVHGDFGRTKPSLCDILNVEIDIVALDVTGINLNWP; this is translated from the exons atgaaCGCTACGGAAAGTGAAAAACgtatctttaattttttgcaACTGCAAAATTGTTGCTTAAGATGTTGTTTTCGTTTTGTTGGGTGGCGTACGCTAGATTGTTACGAAGATCCTATTAAATATGCAAAAGAT GCTGGGTATATTAAAGCAGAAGATATCTCTTTTAACGATGATGTACCGTGCATAACCTGCTTAGGAATTCTACAAAATAAGACACAAGAACAAGTTATTGGAAAA ATTCAAGTTGaagtaaataaacaaaattatgaTAGTGGAACATTTATATGTGCATTAACAATACCAGTATGCATCAGTGTCAGAGAACGTTTTTTGCATATACAATGTGCCACCCAACTTAATCTTTCAGAAGATGCATTGCTAGATTTTAAAATCAAACTGCAAAGTGTTAAAGATGTTTGGAAATGGATAATGATTCCGAAATTAGAATTGGCTATTAAAAAACAAGTGGATTCAATGACACCTTCTCCATTTCTGATTGAAATTATTCTAACATACAAATTTAATGAGAAAGAATGTGAAACATT ATTATTGTGCAAAGGAACAAATAACACAGGGAATAAACgggaaagaaaatataacgAGAATAGATTTAGCAGGAAAAGTATAGAGACTCTAATGACCAAAATAATAGACAAAGAATTTTTTCAATACTTTAAAGCTGTGTCATTTGATACATCAGATAACattaatgtagaaaatatcaTATGTTCACATTCAAGTATTTTTATAGGAG GGCggtataataaattatcaagAGAACTCAGTCAAACTCCATGGTTCATAAATGGAGAAAAAAAGATGCAAACATCTGTTCAGGACATATTGTGTAATCCTATTGCTGAAGTAACAAAAGCTCAAT ctattaaatttttatcatctGGAAGAGAAGATGTGGACGTTAGAAACATATATTCTGGAAGGCCATTCGCCGTTGAATTAATTAATCCTCGAATGACCAAAATAACAGAAGAATTACTATCAAATTTAGTcaataaaattaatcagtCCTCAAAGCAAGTACAAATTACGTCAAACTTAAAAGTTTTATCCAAATATGACTTGAAAAGGTTAAAAGAAGGCGAAAAtgttaaaacaaaattttaccGAGCACTTTGCGTTTGTCGTAATTCGTCTAAGAACGTATTAtctcttgaaaaattaaatgatttGAAACGTgtgaaaataatacaaaagaCACCAGTGAGAGTATTGCATAGACGACCTTTAAGTCCCAGAGAACGATTAATATATGAAATGAGAGCTCGCTGGGTTGAGCCTCAGGAATTAAAAAAGTTGGATATTACTACTGAGGATGCTAGTATGTTTTTTGTATTAGATATCAAAACACAAGCTGGAACATATGTAAAAGAATTTGTGCATGGAGATTTTGGTCGAACTAAACCAAGTTTATGCGACATTCTTAATGTCGAAATCGATATAGTCGCATTAGATGTAACAGGGATTAATTTAAATTGGCCATAA